CACACTTCTTGATGAATTACTTTAATTCATGCTCCATCCCATTCCACTCCCTTTTTATTTATTCCTTTTCACTTTAGCTTTCTCTGCTTTCATTAGTTCCTCATCCACTCTAAATTTAACTATCTTACTAATTAATTCAAATGGTAAAGGTTGATTTATAGGAAATTGTACTGCTCCTTTAGAACTTTTATAATTTGATATATCCTGTTTAAATGCCTCAATTCCACTTGATGTAGGATAAAAGCCAATGTGATTTCTATAGGCAGCGAAATGCACAAGATTCTTATGTAAAACAAAAGTTGGCATTTGATAGCTTATCTTTTCTTTTGCATCTGGTGCAG
The window above is part of the Bacillus sp. SORGH_AS_0510 genome. Proteins encoded here:
- a CDS encoding iron chaperone → MEEIKKKFNSIDEYISQFPLDLQEKLQALRKVIRESAPDAKEKISYQMPTFVLHKNLVHFAAYRNHIGFYPTSSGIEAFKQDISNYKSSKGAVQFPINQPLPFELISKIVKFRVDEELMKAEKAKVKRNK